Proteins co-encoded in one Garra rufa chromosome 21, GarRuf1.0, whole genome shotgun sequence genomic window:
- the gpr132a gene encoding probable G-protein coupled receptor 132 produces the protein MNITSTTIRPLNLTNSCEPPYDEENPLPLVVLYSTVLTLGLPANLITVVLTFLEVCQKNVLGIYLFGLSVCDLMYLGTLPLWAIYINRGHRWEWGSLTCKVTGYVFFNNMYISIFLMCCVSADRFVAVVYAMESRGLRRMRHAVIITIVIVVVVALGHVPVFTMNEGNSEKMKEKRCFEPSEPSVVVTGLNYSRFFIGFFIPLCILIVTNLAIITKVRASTGLKPQAKVKIRNLALAVILFFLVCFTPYHVILLIRAINFHFSDGKCDFERSVYTPYTISLGLSTINSAINPVFYVLSSNSAHMKIHRGLQGLRSSSRSNSFA, from the coding sequence ATGAACATAACCAGTACAACAATCAGACCCCTAAACCTCACAAACAGCTGTGAACCACCTTACGATGAAGAAAACCCACTTCCACTTGTGGTTCTCTACAGCACAGTCCTTACATTAGGTCTGCCTGCTAACCTGATCACAGTCGTCCTCACATTCCTCGAAGTATGTCAGAAGAACGTCCTAGGAATCTACCTCTTCGGCCTGTCAGTGTGTGATTTGATGTATTTAGGTACACTTCCACTCTGGGCCATTTACATCAACAGAGGCCATCGCTGGGAGTGGGGCTCTCTGACCTGTAAGGTCACCGGTTATGTGTTCTTCAACAACATGTACATCAGTATCTTCTTGATGTGCTGCGTTTCAGCAGACCGCTTTGTCGCGGTGGTCTACGCCATGGAGTCTCGAGGTCTGAGAAGGATGAGGCATGCCGTGATCATCACCATTGTGATTGTGGTGGTCGTTGCTTTAGGACACGTGCCGGTTTTCACCATGAATGAGGGCAACTCTGAGAAAATGAAGGAGAAGCGCTGCTTCGAGCCAAGCGAACCCTCCGTCGTAGTGACGGGACTCAACTATTCACGCTTCTTCATTGGCTTTTTCATCCCTCTGTGCATTTTAATAGTTACCAACTTGGCCATCATTACTAAAGTTCGAGCTAGCACGGGTTTGAAGCCACAGGCCAAAGTCAAAATTCGTAACCTGGCCTTAGCCGTCATCTTGTTCTTTCTGGTCTGCTTCACGCCGTACCATGTGATTCTTTTGATACGTGCCATCAATTTCCACTTTTCCGATGGGAAATGTGACTTTGAAAGAAGTGTCTACACACCCTATACGATCTCTCTGGGTCTGTCTACCATCAACAGTGCCATAAACCCGGTTTTCTATGTGCTCAGTAGCAACAGTGCTCATATGAAGATCCACAGAGGCCTGCAAGGGTTGCGTAGCAGCTCAAGATCTAATTCTTTTGCATGA
- the LOC141296172 gene encoding uncharacterized protein, giving the protein MGECMLDHYGEDGFQICEGFDDWSTFSSVDWTEPKQDGGGFSDWGAFQDNTRKEELSSVPVAETGTFEFPENAENGDEGNPWFVFSDCFQVEGAEKDPVVMEIPTLSLLQQSTLDKPSQSAAISREAANFWCHLQSGSKILRLSGPKPKLHSHEGLHKTLQLRPPDPSADSQTTSLFDLELEDLEDPPGTLIQTKLMPSSQCRNAPGFFYQISRQWLSQYNMNLLPYQNKKDPLK; this is encoded by the exons ATGGGGGAGTGTATGTTGGACCATTATGGTGAAGATGGTTTTCAGATTTGTGAAGGCTTTGACGACTGGTCTACATTCAGCTCTGTGGACTGGACAGAACCCAAGCAAGATGGCGGTGGGTTTTCAGACTGGGGTGCATTCCAGGACAATACCAGGAAAGAGGAATTATCAAGCGTACCTGTGGCAGAAACAGGAACTTTTGAGTTTCCTGAAAAC GCTGAAAATGGCGATGAGGGAAATCCCTGGTTCGTTTTTAGTGACTGCTTTCAAGTTGAGGGGGCAGAGAAAGATCCTGTTGTGATGGAAATCCCTACATTGTCTCTGCTGCAGCAGAGCACATTAGACAAGCCCTCTCAGTCTGCAGCAATATCAAG GGAGGCTGCAAATTTCTGGTGTCATCTACAGTCTGGCTCCAAAATTCTCAGGCTGTCAGGTCCCAAACCCAAACTACACTCACATGAAGGACTGCACAAAACCCTCCAGCTCAGACCACCTGACCCAAGTGCTGACTCACAA accACTAGTCTTTTTGATCTTGAGCTAGAAGATCTGGAAGACCCACCTGGAACACTTATTCAAACCAAG CTGATGCCTTCATCGCAATGTCGGAATGCACCAGGATTCTTTTATCAGATCTCCCGCCAGTGGCTCAGCCAGTACAACATGAACCTGCTGCCCTACCAGAACAAGAAAGATCCTCTGAAATAA